In Mangifera indica cultivar Alphonso chromosome 14, CATAS_Mindica_2.1, whole genome shotgun sequence, the DNA window ACAAGTCATATTATCTCAAACTAATTCGTTTTTATAAAGTTACCATATTATCCCTATAAGCAATCATTGATAATTGGCTAAacgattattttttatttaaattttaatttaacctcaaaataatatttataatatataaaaaatataaataattatccaTTTTTAAATCTTCgttaaaattattcttaaatataaaagtaaaattattatttaataataatataaaaaaattataattctatctaatttttgtctttatgttttaaaaattaatatttcacccctatatctcaactttgaaaaataacttattCCCCCCAAATCAATAGGTTTTTTATATAGCTAACGATGTTATCTACATGAAGTCCGtgacaaaatataaacaaaaaaaccttTTGTTCAGAGAGCGAAAAAAACACTTAACAGTTAAAACCATTCTCTACAATCTTTTTAACGTGTTTGTTTCATGTCATGCCATTATGGAATGAGAATATCTTCCTACCAAATTAGGACCACTCGATCATCCActtcttataataaaaaaatttgtttagatTCATTGTATTACAGTTCTAATATTCAATTGGTCGATTACACATATAATCCtttattttggtttataaattAGGAATTGTATAAAAACATATGGATGAAACTTATTCAGAATTATGcataatataataatagacGTGGACATTTGAAAAACGAGTTAAACCTCTTAAGAAAGTTATTCTAATCATCTCCATTTTGTTGTTTCTCATTACTTGCACGAAATTGCCTCTCAATTTTGGTATACTTCTTATTTGTGCAATTTTGAACATGAAAAATTTGGTGTTAGAAAGAGAGCCTATATGTAAAACCCTCCATTTTTGGGCAAAAAGACTTTCATTTTACTTTAATCTCTGTCACGGACCCCTTGTTTGATGGGCCATGGAAGAGAAACAAGTAAAGAAGACAATTTTCCCCTCCCAACCACTACGTTGCTTTGTCTTGTCTTGTACTGGAAAAAAGATTCcccaaaataaacaataaaaaaaatagatatattcgATGACCCATTCTCCTACAAAAATTGTCACATGTTACATGAAGAATAACCCTAACCCAATAAAGCACACCAGTGAACTTTCCTTACaaattcattttccttttaattttggaaaattgaaaccttcacctttattttaattctagtatatatatatattactcattttaaagtttaaataaatatatcatcatagtaatttatttttttaaaatactcttCTTGATGTGACCCATGCaaagattcttttttttctctataattttttctcttttttttcttagacttcaaatgaagaagaaatccTTAtagcataaaaaaataaatttttcattagagaAGACAcgtgattaaacaataaaacccataagaaaactattataaaatatttaacttaaacacaagagaaaaagagacaaaaattgtttaaatttattatgagAATTAACATATGCTGCAAAGATTttacaacaaaatcatccacattcagaTCAGTGTTGACTCAAACCTGTATGTTATGcgttttctttatgaacaattaaaaatgaaataagtatactagattcatgttcataacttcatgtaaaatttgattttattgtgatttcatgctattaaattgtttaatattattatttcatgttgtttatattatttaaagttgttataatattgtttaatattgtattgatagttataaaatatcaaaattcaagCCTGAAAATTTCCAGACGAAGAACAGGTTGACGTTAATGCCAACCCTGTGGACTccattgaatttatttatttattctgttttctttcattacactcaattcttttattttttacgtttatttatttcaaattggtgttatatatgtattatttttattgtttaaaattattataatattatattaataattataaaatataaaattcaaatttaaaaaattttcaaacgaaGCCAACCCTTTAGCATTAATGCGAACCCTTGGAGGCAAAGCCGAGGGCTTGGGGTTGCCAACCCCTGtcagatttattttttttgtttgttcccATGCAATAGGCCCCActaaattcaaagattttttttttttttttttgttttggattcGTTCACTATTAGGCTCCACTGCatgaataaaaaactaaaaaaaataaattcatttatagtattttattttaattgttctccatttacaatattttattttagttgttatccatttgtaatattttattttattttatattattttttccttatctacaatttaacatgtgcatttgaattcattttttaatcaaacttgTATAGGCCCCATCacataaagaaaagagaaaaaaaaaattcaagggaGGTGGTTGGTGACACCAAACTCTCGGCGTCGCCGCCAAGGTTGGCATTAACACCCAGAGATTCGCGATGCtaacttgtttttcatttaaaaacttttcagatttaaatttatatattttataattattaatataatattataataactttaaataatatggaataacaatattaaataatctaataacataaaatcataataatattaaattttatatgaagtcATGAACATAAATCTATcatatacattatttgatttttaattattcataaagaaaacacataacatactgacttgaatgtgaatgattttgctatgaaatctttacaataaatattaattctataaataaatttagaattttcgTCTCTTTCTCACTAGAAGactaaggaaaaagaaagagataatattCTCTCTGTCTGCATAAGTTATATCAATAGAGGTATTTTaggaaaatgaaatattgttgtgatatttttgtttaagttttgaaatgagtgatatatatgtatatacaaattaaaataaggataaaaattttaatttccctttaatttttcatcttctttttcttccccACAAAAGTCAATCCAAAACTAAAGAAGTATAtgtaacttgattcaaattattaaatcaaattaaattatttaaaaattttgatttaatttaatttgagtttataaatttttgattttaattaatcttcAATTTCTAAGGTTTATTCAAGTTTGTCAACTTTAGGTTTCCCCATTTAGTTTACGACATTGagttattcaatttttatgattttaattaaaaatttgagaatttagGGCTTTTTTAGGGATTATTGGAGATGTGAATTCAAGGATGGATTAGGGGCAGGGTAAGGCAAAGAAAGAGATGACTGCTTTTCCATGAGACAGGAGGAATGGGGAAGGTTCCATAATTCGGGTGTAATATCCACATATAAGCTCGAGGACATCTCAATCATTGTCCTTgtatttttatgatttgaattgagAATTATTGATTTTGTAATACAAACGGTCATATGCCATAGGAGAGATGTTCGACCAggcctaaaaaaaaaagtagaaaaatcattttacatTGGCTATGTTAGAATCGCCAAGTTTGAAGGAAACAACTGTGGAACTTAAGTCCGCTCTATTGAAAGGGTCACAACAAAAATAGGTGCTCTATCATGCGAGATGGTGTAGGAAATCACCTTTCAAAGATGCAAATCATGAGAATATTCTCATGTCTTTAGACAATGCATGGATGTGATATATTAGAGTAACTAGAGGAGTGTAATCATGGTAGCAGGAAACCGAACATCCCAAGGAGTTCTGTTTTTATCACAATTGTAACACCTTCTTCTAGAAGAACTCCATTCTTGACTGAACGAATATatagaaatttcaatttacatGTGATATAAATTACGTGTGATTCGTTCATGTACTTAGTTGCGTGCTGTCTCATCATGACAGTTCCTAAATAGACAACAGAACGTCTgtatggtttttttattttaatcagcAAATTGCAATATAAAGCACGCACTCTGTTTGAGTAATGCTAACAAACTATCATTAATCCATGAGCAAAGCTCCCGGCAtgccatcttcatcttcatcttcacccTTGACTTCACAACCTCCACTCTCCACAGCCTCACCGCCCGCCATGCCCCTCCCACTTCGCACAATACCCGGATCTTACGGTTGGCCTTTGCTTGGCCCCATCTTTGACCGCCTTGACTACTTCTGGTTCCGGGGTCCGGCTAACTTCTTCAAGAAACGTATGGAGAAGCACAAAAGCACGGTGTTCCGAACAAACTTGCCCCCGACGTGGCCACTCTTTTTGGGTATTAACCCAAATGTTATTGCTGTTCTTGACTGTAAGTCATTTTTACATCTTTTTGATATGGAGATTGTGGACAAGAAGAATGTTCTCGCTGGTGATTACATGCCTAGTGTCAAATTTACTGGAAATTTAAGAACTTGTATTTATCTTGATACTTCTGAGCCACAACACGCTAAGGTACAAGCAGTTCATTACCTTGTAATAGCCAGTATGCTGTCTACATTAATTAACAACATCTATTTCTTCTGCATAGATCAAGAACTTCGTCATTGACATTCTGAAACGCAGTTCAACAGTGTGGCTTACAGAGCTCAAGGCAAACCTCGACATATTGTTTGACACCATTGAAACAAGTATCTCCGCAAAGGGTTCTGCGAGGCTTTCATTCCCTTTACAAAAATGTTTGTTCAACTTCCTCACAACGGCCATCGTCGGAGCTGACCCCACAACCGACCCGACCATCGCCGACTCCGGCTACGCCATGCTCGACCGCTGGCTCGCCCTCCAGATCCTCCCTACCATCAAAATCGGAATCTTACAGCCCTTTGAAGAGATTTTTCTCCACTCTTTTGCTTACCCTTTTGCCCTCGTACGTGGAGACTACAGTAAGCTTTATAACTTCGTTGAAAAACACGGCAACGAGGTGGTGCAACGAGGTGTCAACGAGTTTGGACTCACTAAAGAAGAAGCTATCCATAATTTGTTGTTCACGCTAGGCTTTAATGCCTTTGGTGGGTTCTCTGCTTTTTTACCTA includes these proteins:
- the LOC123195645 gene encoding fatty acid hydroperoxide lyase, chloroplastic-like, with the translated sequence MSKAPGMPSSSSSSPLTSQPPLSTASPPAMPLPLRTIPGSYGWPLLGPIFDRLDYFWFRGPANFFKKRMEKHKSTVFRTNLPPTWPLFLGINPNVIAVLDCKSFLHLFDMEIVDKKNVLAGDYMPSVKFTGNLRTCIYLDTSEPQHAKIKNFVIDILKRSSTVWLTELKANLDILFDTIETSISAKGSARLSFPLQKCLFNFLTTAIVGADPTTDPTIADSGYAMLDRWLALQILPTIKIGILQPFEEIFLHSFAYPFALVRGDYSKLYNFVEKHGNEVVQRGVNEFGLTKEEAIHNLLFTLGFNAFGGFSAFLPTLIGTITSDKTGIQEKLRKEVKEKIGSSSLNFESVKDLELVQSFVHETLRLNPPVPLQYGRARKDFQLSSHDSVYDIKKGELLCGYQPQVMKDSKVFEDPESFKAERFMGEKGRELLNYLYWSNGPQTGSTTESNKQCPGKDIVPLTSFLFVAYIFQRYESISGSSSSITAVEKAK